A genomic stretch from Cloacibacterium caeni includes:
- the truA gene encoding tRNA pseudouridine(38-40) synthase TruA, with product MRYFIEFSYNGSTFFGYQIQPNEISVQEELEKALSTILRTEIKTTGAGRTDTGVHAKKMFAHFDFDGEISEKLVHQLNSFLPPSIAVKKVFEVKEDFHARFSAKYRTYEYYISLEKNPFSEKFAWQHWKKSLDVEKMNEACKILFEYEDFGSFAKVGADNKTNICKIYHANWEQNGNELKFTISADRFLRNMVRAIVGTMVEIGSGKLKPADLRNVIEAKNRGVAGTSAPAHALFLVDVGYDF from the coding sequence ATGCGCTACTTTATTGAGTTTTCCTATAATGGTTCTACGTTTTTTGGCTATCAAATTCAGCCAAATGAGATTTCTGTGCAAGAAGAATTAGAAAAAGCACTTTCTACGATTTTACGAACTGAAATTAAAACTACGGGAGCAGGAAGAACAGATACTGGAGTTCACGCCAAGAAAATGTTTGCACATTTTGATTTTGATGGAGAAATTTCTGAGAAATTAGTGCATCAACTGAATTCTTTTCTTCCACCAAGTATTGCTGTGAAGAAGGTTTTTGAGGTAAAAGAAGATTTTCACGCGAGATTTTCAGCAAAATACAGAACGTATGAATATTATATTTCGCTAGAGAAAAATCCTTTTTCTGAAAAATTTGCGTGGCAACATTGGAAAAAATCTCTGGATGTGGAAAAAATGAATGAAGCGTGCAAAATTCTCTTTGAGTACGAAGATTTCGGGAGTTTTGCAAAAGTGGGAGCAGATAATAAAACCAATATTTGTAAAATCTATCACGCAAATTGGGAACAAAACGGAAATGAACTTAAATTTACCATCTCAGCAGATAGATTTCTCAGAAATATGGTTCGTGCGATTGTAGGAACTATGGTAGAAATAGGCAGTGGAAAACTAAAACCTGCCGATTTAAGAAATGTGATAGAAGCTAAAAATAGAGGTGTTGCAGGAACTTCTGCACCAGCTCATGCATTGTTTTTAGTAGATGTAGGATACGATTTTTAA
- the rpsU gene encoding 30S ribosomal protein S21, whose product MLIIPVKDGESIDRALKKYKRKFDKTGVVRALRSRQQFTKPSVTLRQSKLKAAHKQRELSKEEQA is encoded by the coding sequence ATGTTAATAATTCCAGTAAAAGACGGAGAGTCTATCGACAGAGCACTTAAGAAGTATAAAAGAAAATTTGATAAAACTGGTGTTGTAAGAGCGTTAAGATCTAGACAACAGTTCACAAAACCTTCTGTGACTTTAAGACAATCAAAACTTAAAGCAGCTCATAAGCAAAGAGAATTAAGCAAAGAAGAACAAGCTTAA
- a CDS encoding ABC transporter ATP-binding protein has translation MNKKPTTSNIIQRLFFIGMKFRTWFILALIISIILAIVSVYRPILTQQIVDIDILKLKDNSVLMKDIYFLIGLVVAETILNFFLVFLSNYIAQNVIRDIRERLYHKLIYFKTSFFDKTAIGNLVTRAVGDVETIATVYTDGFLMVFGDILKVVFVLVAMFQVNTELSYISLTILPIMLVITRFFQKKLRKAFGDERAWTSTQNSFVQERLSGMSLIQVFNRQEAEFKKFDDINVNLKAALLKTVFYFSLFFPVVELISSVFIGLILFVAGYNALTARDISPGQVIAFISYINMLIRPLRQIADRFNNIQRGLVGAERVLGIMDEENSMPNLGTIKKDHIEGKIEFQNVRFSYDEKQEVLKGVDFKVNPGETVAIVGATGAGKSTIIQLITRFYDINSGKILLDDIDIRDYELYDLRIKLGVVLQDVFLFHGSIYENLTLGDTIPLEKIKKVAQDIEVDEFIERLPGGYDFVVSERGSSISLGQRQLLSFLRAYLSDPKILILDEATSSIDPESEKLIQKATEKITQNRTSIIIAHRLSTIEKADKILVMDSGKVVEEGKHDELLAKNGYYANLYKAQLHKEIF, from the coding sequence ATGAACAAAAAACCAACCACCAGTAATATCATTCAGCGTCTTTTTTTCATAGGAATGAAATTTAGAACGTGGTTTATTTTAGCCCTAATTATCTCTATTATTTTAGCGATAGTTTCGGTGTATAGACCTATTCTTACTCAGCAGATTGTAGATATTGATATCTTGAAACTGAAAGACAATAGTGTCTTGATGAAAGATATTTATTTCTTAATTGGTTTGGTAGTAGCAGAAACTATTTTGAATTTCTTTCTCGTTTTTCTTTCTAATTATATTGCTCAAAATGTAATTAGAGACATTAGAGAAAGGCTGTATCATAAACTCATTTATTTTAAAACTTCATTCTTTGATAAAACTGCTATCGGAAATTTAGTGACCAGAGCAGTAGGAGATGTAGAAACCATTGCCACGGTTTATACTGATGGATTTTTGATGGTTTTTGGAGATATTTTGAAAGTGGTTTTCGTTTTGGTAGCGATGTTTCAGGTGAATACCGAGCTGAGTTATATTTCGCTTACCATTTTACCTATCATGTTGGTGATTACAAGGTTTTTCCAGAAAAAATTAAGAAAAGCATTTGGTGACGAAAGGGCTTGGACTTCTACTCAAAACAGTTTCGTGCAAGAAAGACTTTCGGGAATGTCACTCATTCAAGTTTTTAATAGACAAGAAGCAGAATTTAAGAAATTTGATGATATTAATGTCAATTTAAAGGCAGCTTTACTGAAAACGGTTTTCTATTTTTCACTATTTTTTCCTGTGGTGGAACTGATTTCTTCTGTTTTTATAGGGTTGATTCTTTTTGTGGCAGGATATAATGCATTGACGGCGAGAGATATTTCTCCGGGACAAGTGATTGCGTTTATTTCTTATATAAATATGTTGATTCGTCCGCTTCGTCAGATTGCAGATAGATTTAATAATATTCAGCGTGGTTTGGTAGGTGCAGAAAGAGTTTTAGGAATTATGGACGAAGAAAATTCGATGCCGAATCTCGGAACCATCAAAAAAGACCATATCGAAGGAAAGATAGAATTCCAAAATGTAAGATTTTCTTATGACGAAAAGCAAGAAGTTCTGAAAGGAGTCGATTTCAAAGTAAATCCGGGTGAAACAGTGGCGATAGTTGGAGCAACAGGTGCTGGGAAATCTACCATTATTCAGTTGATTACAAGATTTTATGATATTAACTCGGGTAAAATTTTACTGGATGATATTGATATCAGAGATTATGAATTGTACGATTTGCGAATCAAATTAGGGGTAGTTCTACAAGATGTTTTCCTTTTCCATGGAAGTATTTATGAAAATCTTACTTTAGGAGATACTATTCCGCTCGAAAAAATTAAAAAAGTTGCCCAAGATATAGAAGTAGATGAATTTATTGAGCGATTACCGGGAGGTTATGACTTTGTGGTTAGCGAGAGAGGAAGCAGTATTTCTCTTGGTCAGCGACAGTTGTTATCTTTCTTAAGAGCATATCTTTCTGATCCTAAGATTTTGATTTTAGACGAAGCCACTTCTTCTATAGACCCAGAAAGTGAAAAATTGATACAGAAAGCTACTGAGAAAATTACTCAAAACAGAACTTCAATTATCATTGCGCATAGATTGTCAACCATAGAAAAAGCCGACAAAATTCTCGTGATGGATTCTGGTAAAGTAGTAGAAGAAGGCAAACACGACGAACTATTGGCGAAAAATGGATATTATGCAAATTTGTATAAAGCACAGCTCCACAAAGAAATTTTTTAA
- a CDS encoding metallophosphoesterase family protein, whose translation MKILLLSDTHSYIDDRILEYAKNADEIWHAGDFGNLEVIDELKKAGTLRGVFGNIDEAKIRAEFPEINVFECEKVKVVMIHIGGYPHKYAPRVKQILKEEKPQIFISGHSHILKVMYDKELEILHLNPGAAGKHGWHKMRTMLRFEINGEKIENLEVVELGIK comes from the coding sequence ATGAAAATCCTTCTACTTTCTGACACGCATTCTTATATAGACGATAGAATTTTAGAATACGCCAAAAATGCTGATGAAATTTGGCATGCTGGTGATTTTGGAAACTTAGAAGTGATAGACGAACTGAAAAAAGCAGGAACATTACGCGGTGTTTTCGGGAACATCGATGAGGCAAAAATAAGAGCTGAATTCCCAGAAATAAATGTTTTCGAATGTGAAAAAGTAAAAGTAGTGATGATTCACATTGGCGGATATCCTCATAAATATGCACCACGAGTAAAACAAATATTAAAGGAAGAAAAACCTCAAATTTTTATTTCCGGACATTCTCACATATTAAAAGTAATGTATGATAAAGAGTTAGAAATTCTGCATCTCAATCCTGGCGCTGCTGGAAAACACGGTTGGCATAAAATGAGAACCATGCTGAGATTTGAAATTAATGGTGAGAAAATTGAAAATTTAGAAGTGGTGGAATTGGGAATAAAGTAA